TCCCGCGTCAACAAGAGGGTTCCCGTCGGGGTCCTCTCCCCTGACTCCCAACCACCTCGCCTACCTTCCATGCCTGGCAGCTCACCACGAACTGTGACTGTGACTTGAGGTCTCAccacacccccacccaccacGGGGCATGCCCCCTCTGCTTCAATCCCTCAACAACTTGGGGCCTCCTGGGCCCCACCTTTTTCTAGGAAATCTCCTGACTCATCTTAGCCATGGTCGCCCCACACCACACCTCCACCCCAATCTGGCATTTGTGCTTCTGTCTGTGGAATGCTGTGCCTGGTAAAGACAGGCTCTCTTGAGCCTTTATCTCCTTAGCTTACAATGGGGCCCAGTGGCCTGTGGCGTGGGGACGCTCCAAGGCGTATTTGTCAAAGGGCTTGGTGAAGCGGTGAAGCGCTAAATAAGGGTAGCGCTTAGTTACCTTGAGGTTGAAAGGTGGTAAAGCAAAACAAGAGAATCTTGGACCTGTTGttaggggagggtgtgggggtggggtaaggaaggcaagggagggaggtggagagttGTTCTGATAGAGGTAGGGATGATACCAAGTAGCTCTAGAATGGGTTGGTATGTTCAACACATAGGACCCTTTGTAAACACATCCATGCCTTCATGAAAATTGTGACTCACTCCTGAAACCACGgaacttttaatttttccccAATAGACTCCAACTTTTAACTAACGTCCTGTCTGGTGCTGTTTAGGCGGCTCTGGAACCATAGAAGAGACCAGTCTCAAACCCTTTAAAAGGACACAGACAGGCTCAGCCTGGTCAGTCCTCCTTTCACATTCTTTCTGATCCCCAGGGCCCATCCCCCCAACTCAAGCCTGGTCCTGTTATTCTCTGGCCCAGATTCCAAGGCAGGAGCCCTTCCAGGGGACATCAGTGGCCACAAGCACAGGCTCGCTCCCTCCTCCCATGCCCCTGGCTGCGACAGATACAGGAGCATGGCTGTGTGGGTTTGAATTCAGGCTGTCTACTGAGATCTTGCCCCAGTCACCTCTCCACGCCTTTTCCCCTGGCCTGTAAAATGGGCACGTACACCCACTGCATGGTAAGATCTTTTGCAAGATCAGAGTTCATTTGTGGAGCACGAGCATGAAGCAAACTGCAGACAGTTTACACGATCCCCATCACTGCCCCAGAGCTCTCCCCCGCTCCTCACTCCTTCCCAGTTCTAGGATCCTTTCCGCAAGGGTCTTCCCCATCCACCTTCAGACCTGTTAActgccacctcctccaagaagccctccctgaccacctCATCTTAACTAGCTGGCTCCTTCCCACACCTCctcaactctttttttcccctttcccttctggACCACCCCAACCCTCACCATGACCCGCACACTGTCATCCGTTCTTCCCACCCCCCATCCTCCCAGACTGCCCCCACAGAGCACACAAACGCCAGGCTGCCCTGTCCATCTTCAAGGCTTTattgtaaaaatgttaaaataaattacatttaacATCATTGCTAGTATGTACATACAGTGTGTGAGTCCAGGATGGTCAGCGACACCCAGCTAGGTCGGGCAAGGAAACTGGGATGAACTCAGAACATTCAGAGCAACAGAAGGCCGCTCCTTCTCACCCAGCTGCCCGGCCAGCACAGCCCTGGGTCACAGGATGAACGCAGGTGGGGGTCACACACACCCATCACCGTCTTCACATGTtggctgcggggggagggggtctggCCCCACAGTATGTGGGAGGGGGCTGAGAGGCAGAGAGTTTGGGTCAAGGGTGATCCCTTGCCTCCTGGCTAGCGTCAGTCACCAGTGAGGGATGCCTTCCCCCTACCAccaccactgtgtgtgtgtgtggggggagctcTCAACAGCGTGGTGCTGGCTGAGTCCACCAAGAAAGACCCAGCTAAGCTGTGGGTAGGAGGGCATACAGTTGGCATCCCAATCCTTGGGAACCTGCTCTTCCTCCCCTGTTCCCCGCCAACAATGGAGCCAACAATGGAAGATCAAAACAGCAGTTTattcaaaaccaaaccaaaccaaaccaaaccctacAGGGCAGAGAGGGCTGGCCCCAGGGTGTACCTGGCAGAGGACCTCTGCTGCCCCACACCAGAAGCAGTCTGTGTGCGCTTCACATTATCTTTTGCTCCCCGTGTCCCCAGTCTTTTCTTAAACACACAAACGACAAACCGTGGCTGCAGGTGGGGAGCTGATTCACATCTTTGGTCCCTCCCATGTGTAAACCAAGAGGGACTTGGCCTCCCCCACCATGGGGGCCAGGAGGGCCAGGGAGCCATGAGGTCCTTGTTCTGAGCACAGGGGAGGCTGGGGATGGAAGGACCCAGAGCCGAACCCAGCCCTGCAGCCCCCCAGCCACCGCTACCCTCTCTTCCCACAGCATTCCCAGGGGGGAGGGAAGGCCTGCATCTGTCACCTCTCGGCCGAAGAGTGAGTCAGGGAACTGGGCTCCGGGTGGCTCCGGTCTGGGCAAAACCAGGACTCGGACCCTGGGCCAACTCAAGAGCTTGCTGGGGAATCTGTGCATTTGGAGTGTTTCAGCATCTGCTCGGggtcttcccctcccttcccctgggcGCCTCTTCCCTACTGAGCTTGCAGTAGGGCCTGGTGGGCAcatggggtggggttgggggatgcTTATACGGGCATCCCATGCAGCACGCTGCTATTTGCTGAGGAGCTGGAACGCTCCCCACACCACTGCTGTACCTCCTGCAAAGGCAGGACCCAGGGCTCCTaatgccctccccccacttctgAAATACTAGCTACGTGCTAGGCACACAGGAGCTCATTAATACTGGTGAACTCAAATGGCCGGGGCTCCGAGCCTAAGAAAACCGTGTGACATGCTCAACCAAACATCCGAAGACCCATGCAGGTGCAGGCTTCCTGAAGGGTCACCTGCCAGGCCACACATGTCTCTGAACCACCAAATACACCAGCCTCCCACTGCCAGCGCGCCCATTCAGCCAGAGAGCAGGGGCCCTGCCCTGGGTGCACGCCGAGTCTGACCCGCAGCATCTCGCCGGAGGGGATGGAAGGTGAGGAAGGGCCCTGGCCCCCCATTCCCAGTTCCAGGGCTGCCCCCCACCAGGGGCCAGAGGTCCTAGCTGTAGTAGGATGCCCCAGGATGAGGGGAACAGAAGCCATcggagttggggtggggagccGGGCCTGCCTCACGTGCCCCTGGGGCAGTCTGACTGACTGTACTCGTTCATAAGCTGTTCGTAAGGCAGAGAGAGCTCCGACTCAGTGCTGGTGAAGGTGGACTCGTCGGACGACGGGAACTCGCCCAGGTTCAGGGGCACCTCAGCTTCGGTCCCCTCCTGGGGCCTCTCCTCCCCAGCCAGGTTGTCCTCTATGGAGGACTTGGATGTCTCCTCGTCCGAGAGGCCGGCCTCCTCGTTTGCAAAGGTGATGCTGACGTTCTGGAAGATGAGCGGGTGGTAGTCCTGGGCGTCCCACGGCTCACCCTCCTCGCTGATTCGGTCCAGCTGGTTAATGAAGACCTCGGAGGTCGGGGAGCCCTCCTTGGGGGGCCCTGCCCCGGCCTCCTCGCTGGGGGGCCGCGACACATGGCCTTTACTCCTTAGCGTCTGAGATACCTCTTCCAAGCTGGGCACCCGGTTCTTGGAGTAAACCACCAGGGGGgacagggaagtggggagggctGGAAGCCCGCCCCCCTGGGGCCCCAGCCCCGGCGCTGggaccctctccccagccccgcTCGTCTTCATTGCCTTCTTCCCGATCTGCTTGATGAGGTCATTGTAGGTCTCCTCCTTCTTGGACAGAAAACCGAAGATATTGACGTCCTTGGATGCCGTACTCCCAGTCACTTGCAGAGCCTTTCTGGAGTGTGGGGAGCTCTCAAAAGACTccttccgccgccgccgccgcttctTGATGGCCTTGTGGACCTCCACAAACATGCTCACCTTCCAGTTGACAAAAAGGGACAGCCAGGCCAGCCCCAGGTAGATCCAGAGCTCCACAAAGTAGCGGTACAGGGCGTGGTAGTTGGCGCTGGGGTTCACACCTGCAGATGGGACAGGAACCCCCGAAGGTCAGAAGTGGGTCAGCAGGGACCTGAACACACGTCAAGGCCACAGCTGTGTTCTCTGAGAGCAGGCAGTGTCAGAAACCAGACTGTTCTACCACCCTGATGATTCATGTCCCTATCTTAGTCTCCAACCTGCCTGAGCCTCCGTGTCCTTAACTGTCAGAAGTCAAAAGAGCGCTTCTCCAGGATAAGGTAGGCTCCAGGTCCCAGGTGATGGGAAATCGGTTAATGTAGCCACCATACGTGTCAGAGAATAGTTCATGAATGTTTGCCTTTCGATTATCCACTGTACCACATCTAGGTGTTTTGTGCACTTTTGGGGACGTGTATGTTGTAATTCTGTTAAAACCAGGATGGAAACTAAGTGAGAGTGTGGCCGGCATATTCACAGCAAGGGATGGACTCACTGGTTTCACATTATTGGGGCTGGTGGGTAGGCCAAGAGGGCTGTGCCCACCGGTTTCAGCACAAACTGCTCTAGAAAGATGGGATTCTCCTTCAGTGGGGTCTGGCTGCTCCCGGATTTCCTGTTTCTGCCTTCTTCAGACTGGCCCTTCCCGTGGTCACCCCACATCCTCCTCCTCTGAGCCCAGGCTCCTGACACCTGCTCCAGGGAGTCCTCTGGGATCAGCCTGTGCAGCTCTGACTGATCTCCTACACTCCGGCATTATGAGGTTTCCAGCTTAACCTCACGTTTCTGGACCCACTGACCTGCATTAGTATATATCCTGCCCCTGTCACCTTCCAACTAGGAGCAgtttggaaaagggaaaaggggaaaaggggCTTCCTGCAGAGTAGGGCTCCTGCAGGGCAGGAACTATACAACCCTCATCAAATTACAGGTCACTGAGGACAGTGGCTGTGTTTGCCCCTGGAGGCAAGCGGTGTCTCTGAGGGACGCTGGGGGCTCTTGGTCACAAGTGGGCTGAGATGACAAGGAGGGCGCACGCGAACACAGCTGGGTCTTATCCTCAGCACTCATGTGATCTTTGACCACCCTGTTAGGTAGGTGCTGTTCTTTTTAAACCAAtcttaaagaaggaaactgaggaaaggGCCTAAGGTTTTGCTGGAGCTGACAAAGTATGGGTAAATACACTTCCCTAGGACAAAGGCTTCTCCCTGCCCACTCGGGGTCCCTTAGACAACGGCGGGGCTGTGCTCACGTCTGAATTTCTCTCTCAAGACAGCAGGCCCTGAGCTGCCGAGGTCAGGAGAATGTCTGGGTCTCTTTCCTGtcccccctcaccaccaccacccaacCACCTCTCCCAGCGTTTGGAGTCTCCCCTTACAATGAGGCAGAGGGGCAGTGACCTGCTCCTGCCCCTTAGGAAGGGGGAGGGCGGAGACCGGAAGCCCCTGGAGCAAAGGCTGGGGTCGGCTGAGCAGGGCAGCAGGCATTGAGGAAACAAACACGGGGTCAGTGCAGCCAAACAGGGGTTGAGAAGATGAAGGGCCAAGATGCACTGCTGGCCAGAGGCACAGGTCTTAGAGGCTGCGGCCAAAGAATGTTATCACCTGCCTGGATTAAGtaggggaggagtgggagggacTGTCCTGGCCCCAGAGGGTGGGGCAGCTTAGGAGAAGGCCTCTCTTGTTTCTAAACTGCCTGTGGCAAGAGCAAAGTTTCGGGCCTGTCGGCCAAGCCTCTGTAACACCTCCCTCCGCTCCTGTGATGGGAAACAAGGCAGGGAGCTCTGGGACAGGAAAGGGACCcccaggtttggctccagggctTTGTGGGTAACAGGCTCCAACTCTGCAGAGGGGGAAGAACCTACCTCCTGCCCCGAGTGAACCTAGGACTAAGAGCaggggaaacagagggagaggaagcaggaaaaGCTATGGcccaagaaagaaagggaaacagaagaggaccccttttgggggaggggctgctgcccAGGACGCTGAGCACCTGCTGGGGCCCCAAAAATGTCCCCTGAATTGCACATGGAGAAGCAGAGGTCTGGGGAAAGGGCAGGACTCACCAGCCACAAAGTCACCGAAGCCGATGGTGGAGATGGTAATGAAGGAGTAGTAGAGGCCCTCGATGTAGTCCCACTCCTCTGTCACCATGAACACGAAGGGCGGGATCACCAGGTGGACCAGGACGCCCCATACAATGAAGATGGCTGTGCACGTGATCTGCGCCTGTCGCtgatgggtggggggggggggggcggcagggAGACTGAGTCAGGCCCATGGCAGAGACGGGAAAATCAGCAAGGGCCTTCCCAGGCGGGAGGCCAACTGGTACCAACACCTGGAAGGAGGCTTGGTGCCCAGGAAAGGGCGAGGAGCACTGTTCCCAGCCAGGGGCCAGGG
This genomic interval from Neovison vison isolate M4711 chromosome 1, ASM_NN_V1, whole genome shotgun sequence contains the following:
- the KCNK5 gene encoding potassium channel subfamily K member 5 isoform X1, yielding MVDRGPLLTSAIIFYLAIGAAIFEVLEEPHWKEAKKNYYTQKLHLLKEFPCLGQEGLDKILQVVSDAAGQGVAITGNQTFNNWNWPNAMIFAATVITTIGYGNVAPKTPAGRLFCVFYGLFGVPLCLTWISALGKFFGGRAKRLGQFLTKRGVSLRQAQITCTAIFIVWGVLVHLVIPPFVFMVTEEWDYIEGLYYSFITISTIGFGDFVAGVNPSANYHALYRYFVELWIYLGLAWLSLFVNWKVSMFVEVHKAIKKRRRRRKESFESSPHSRKALQVTGSTASKDVNIFGFLSKKEETYNDLIKQIGKKAMKTSGAGERVPAPGLGPQGGGLPALPTSLSPLVVYSKNRVPSLEEVSQTLRSKGHVSRPPSEEAGAGPPKEGSPTSEVFINQLDRISEEGEPWDAQDYHPLIFQNVSITFANEEAGLSDEETSKSSIEDNLAGEERPQEGTEAEVPLNLGEFPSSDESTFTSTESELSLPYEQLMNEYSQSDCPRGT
- the KCNK5 gene encoding potassium channel subfamily K member 5 isoform X3, which translates into the protein MIFAATVITTIGYGNVAPKTPAGRLFCVFYGLFGVPLCLTWISALGKFFGGRAKRLGQFLTKRGVSLRQAQITCTAIFIVWGVLVHLVIPPFVFMVTEEWDYIEGLYYSFITISTIGFGDFVAGVNPSANYHALYRYFVELWIYLGLAWLSLFVNWKVSMFVEVHKAIKKRRRRRKESFESSPHSRKALQVTGSTASKDVNIFGFLSKKEETYNDLIKQIGKKAMKTSGAGERVPAPGLGPQGGGLPALPTSLSPLVVYSKNRVPSLEEVSQTLRSKGHVSRPPSEEAGAGPPKEGSPTSEVFINQLDRISEEGEPWDAQDYHPLIFQNVSITFANEEAGLSDEETSKSSIEDNLAGEERPQEGTEAEVPLNLGEFPSSDESTFTSTESELSLPYEQLMNEYSQSDCPRGT
- the KCNK5 gene encoding potassium channel subfamily K member 5 isoform X2, translating into MELVVSDAAGQGVAITGNQTFNNWNWPNAMIFAATVITTIGYGNVAPKTPAGRLFCVFYGLFGVPLCLTWISALGKFFGGRAKRLGQFLTKRGVSLRQAQITCTAIFIVWGVLVHLVIPPFVFMVTEEWDYIEGLYYSFITISTIGFGDFVAGVNPSANYHALYRYFVELWIYLGLAWLSLFVNWKVSMFVEVHKAIKKRRRRRKESFESSPHSRKALQVTGSTASKDVNIFGFLSKKEETYNDLIKQIGKKAMKTSGAGERVPAPGLGPQGGGLPALPTSLSPLVVYSKNRVPSLEEVSQTLRSKGHVSRPPSEEAGAGPPKEGSPTSEVFINQLDRISEEGEPWDAQDYHPLIFQNVSITFANEEAGLSDEETSKSSIEDNLAGEERPQEGTEAEVPLNLGEFPSSDESTFTSTESELSLPYEQLMNEYSQSDCPRGT